From Erwinia sp. HDF1-3R, one genomic window encodes:
- a CDS encoding peptide ABC transporter substrate-binding protein codes for MRKLSRFTLAAAALAVNLSLCAAVVPPGSVLAERQEIVRHIKDEPASLDPAKAVGLPEIQVIRDLFEGLTNQDASGKIVPGVAEQWHTTDNKSWIFTLRNDARWSNGDPVTAEDFVYSWRRLVDPAVASDSAWFAGLAGIENAGAIAKGQLSPDKLGVTALDNHRLKVTLDRPVPWFPSLAASVSLFPVPQKVIEKAGANWTRPENLVGNGAYKLQQRVVNEKLVLVRNDSYWDNAHSLLTKVTFLPINEESSATKRYRANDIDITESFPKNMYGLLKKEIPNEVYTPDQLGTYYYAFNTTKGPTADPRVRKALSWTIDRTIIAEKVLGTGEKPAWHFTPDVTAGFKPVPGFLQQHTQAELNMQARALLAAAGYGPTHPLNLTLLYNTSENHQKIAIAVASMWKKNLGVSVKLQNQEWKTYIDSRNSGNFDVIRASWVGDYNEPSSFLSLLTSSHSGNIAKFSDKQYDAVLDKASQETRAEARSSDYNRAEQIIADQAPIAPIYQYTNGRLIKPWVKGYPVNNPEDVAYSRELYILKH; via the coding sequence AAAGATGAACCGGCCTCGCTGGATCCGGCGAAAGCCGTCGGCCTGCCTGAAATACAGGTTATCCGCGATCTTTTCGAAGGCCTCACCAATCAGGATGCGTCGGGGAAGATTGTTCCCGGCGTCGCAGAACAGTGGCATACCACCGACAATAAAAGCTGGATATTCACGCTCAGGAATGACGCGCGCTGGTCTAACGGTGACCCTGTCACGGCAGAGGATTTTGTTTACAGCTGGCGGCGGCTGGTTGACCCTGCTGTTGCCTCCGACTCTGCCTGGTTTGCCGGACTGGCGGGTATTGAAAATGCCGGGGCAATTGCTAAAGGCCAGCTTTCACCGGATAAGCTTGGCGTAACCGCGCTGGACAACCATCGTCTGAAAGTGACGCTGGACAGGCCGGTTCCCTGGTTCCCCAGCCTGGCCGCCAGCGTCAGCCTCTTCCCGGTGCCGCAGAAGGTGATTGAAAAGGCCGGGGCAAACTGGACGCGGCCAGAAAATCTGGTCGGCAACGGTGCCTACAAGCTTCAGCAGCGGGTAGTGAATGAAAAGCTGGTGCTGGTACGTAATGACAGCTACTGGGATAACGCGCACTCGCTGCTGACGAAAGTGACGTTCCTGCCGATTAATGAAGAGTCCAGCGCCACCAAGCGCTACCGGGCGAATGATATTGATATCACCGAATCCTTTCCTAAAAATATGTATGGCCTGCTGAAAAAAGAGATCCCCAATGAGGTCTATACGCCCGATCAGCTGGGAACTTACTACTACGCGTTTAACACTACCAAAGGACCGACCGCAGATCCGCGCGTGCGCAAGGCGCTGTCATGGACTATCGACCGCACCATTATTGCTGAAAAGGTATTAGGCACCGGCGAGAAACCCGCCTGGCATTTTACGCCGGACGTGACCGCCGGGTTTAAACCCGTGCCGGGCTTTTTGCAGCAGCATACTCAGGCTGAACTGAATATGCAGGCGAGGGCGCTTCTGGCAGCCGCGGGCTATGGCCCCACTCATCCACTGAATCTGACACTGCTCTATAACACCTCCGAAAACCACCAGAAAATTGCCATCGCCGTGGCGTCAATGTGGAAGAAAAACCTGGGCGTCAGCGTGAAGCTGCAAAATCAGGAGTGGAAAACCTATATTGACAGCCGTAACAGCGGCAATTTTGATGTTATCCGGGCCTCATGGGTGGGGGACTATAATGAACCTTCGAGCTTCCTCAGCCTGCTGACCTCCAGCCACAGTGGAAATATTGCCAAGTTTTCCGATAAGCAGTACGACGCGGTGCTGGATAAGGCCAGCCAGGAGACGCGCGCCGAGGCCCGCAGCAGCGACTATAACCGGGCAGAGCAAATTATTGCGGACCAGGCCCCCATTGCGCCGATCTATCAGTACACCAATGGCCGTCTGATTAAGCCCTGGGTGAAAGGTTATCCTGTAAATAATCCTGAAGATGTGGCCTATAGCCGCGAGCTCTATATTCTTAAGCACTAA